The DNA region aaagatggtggctgtttactaacgctgcccagacgtggcagagtctgtcatttcacatctagtcctaaatgcatgctcatcggacactacctgctaccacatgagcagcgtagtttttagcaacatcagcgtagtttgtagcagctgtcggctgcagtaagttttttttttttttttaattgcgtcttcctctacgcatgtgacgtcagcgcgctgtcccgcattaaaagtagtgggcaaaacgtgatgcttggagctggcaaaattaaacgattcctcgaagtgaataaaattactcggatcagagtctaaactcgagttattcgagttgctggagtattcgtttcagctctaataccaatagaaaatctttgaatggagctgaaacttcgtgtttctcaacaacagccctgaaacctgactgatctagagaagatttttgAGGAGCAATGggtcaaaatccctgtttccatatgtgaaaacctggtgaagagctacagaaaaagtctgacctctgtaattgcaaacaaacgcTTCTGCACTAATTCATAAGTATTACATAGCatatcataagtatttgtaccccgattttctcaggggtaaaaatacttatgaaccccagtaaattacaaatcaattattgaaaaaaatgtccAATGTGAGTTCCAGATTTTATTTAGATTAtgcctctataagtggaaatgcatctatgattgaaatttcagacatccacctattttctaagtgggtgaacttgcaaaatctcaaagggtgcaaatacttctgctcctcactgaatATAGGCTAACGTTGCAATTTCAATTTGACTACTCTTACCAGGAAGACACCATGAGAGGAGCGGATACACATATTCACTGAATTTATTTGCGTTCTTCTCCAGTATTACCCATCTGAAAAACTAAATTCTGCGTGTTTTCAATTTGATAAACAAGATGCTTTTCGCTGGTATGGAGGTGCTGTCTTCTCCTTTAAGAGAGTTGTGCATGATAAGTTGAAAGATTctcattgttttttaaattctcaTGAAATTTGACAGCCTACTCGCAGGAGCTACACATTGGCCATATTTAATAATTCAACATGTTACTCACCTGTAACTGTCACTATGATGTACTGTGGTGAGGTACTTTGACCATTACTCTTCTGGGCCCCAGTGTGCTGGATTTCAGGGTTTATGTAGTGCCGTGCTGGAGCCGCTAAAACGGCTGCCTTCTGGCTCTGAGCCTGGGTAGGTGGTGCTTGGGAAGAAAGTGCATCCTGTCCAGTTTTGGCTGATTGGTTAGCAGATGCAATGCTTCCAGAGGTTAATGGTAGTCCAGCCAGGAAGTGTGCCGCTGTCTTTGCTGATGAGGGTGTGGTGGAAGCCGGCGTTGCTATGGTTACCGTGTTGGTCTGCTGAGGCTGGAGGTCTTCCGAGTATCCAGAAGTTGCCATGGCAACCAATGCTTTCAGCCGCTATTTCTGTTGATTAAAAGAGGGAAATGGATCTCATGCGAATAATCTAGAAACATACTCATCCAAGTCATATCCCCTTGCACATTATTGCCAAACACATTGGAGGGTGTGTCTAAAGAGGAAGTAAAGCTCCAAAACAAAGCGACATTTCCAACTAAAGGAAACCTTTTCAATACAGATGTAAACATTGACCAAACATACAAACTGCAACATAGAGCAACTACTAATTCCAGTAATAAATAGCATGATTAAGATCTTTTGTAACTTTATCGCCTATGTAGCTAAAACTAGATTCAGATTGACAATGATTGCACCCAGTCAGGACTTTAGACCATCCTGACGTAAAATAAACCACTCCTGTGTGCGCCCACACGGTAAACAAGAAGTGTAGATGATCACACTTTGAGTCCGCGGGGGTGTCTTTAGTGTCACGCCACAAACTTTTCTCAAGTCGTTAGGAACACCAAGCAAACAACTCCTGAATAGGCACGTTTAAAACAAATACGCGATTACAGAAACTGGGCAATATGACGGAGTTGCTTGTTAGAAAATGAGTGTTGAGTTAGCGAGAGTGATAGCTTCCGCAGCTAGCAGTTCATGTCACAATAGTAAGCTTCACGGGAGCTATCAAGATTGAAACAAGTGCTAACGTGCCTGAAATTGCTTGAACAAGACAATCGAAGTTAATTGTGTTTAAAGTTAGTTCACATAGTGTCACGACAGTAGTCGGGGAGAAAGTAGGGTAGTCACAAGCGTAGAACACACCCGCCATCTTGTGCTCTGATCAGAGATCTGACATCGCCATAACAACCGCCTGCGCACGCAAAAAAAGCTAGCAACCACTTTCATCACCGACATGACATGCTCGACCACTTTCACCAAACGCAGACCAGTGCACGAACAAAAAACAGGCATGCAACTTTGTATGGCataaaataatgatataatCTCGTTTTGGTTTGTTCACCTCTGTTTTTCCTCGATAATGTCCCTTTTAGTCTTAAGTTTGCCCTTTACATTCGGGTTGTTGTTGACTCCCGTTGCTTGGTTCTTGTCGCTAGGACTACGGTGACTATGGCGCCTTGCCTTCACCGGGGCAACTGTTGCTAGCCTCTCATCTAAGCTCCGCCTGCTGCTATATTCTGATTGGACCACTTGGGAGGTGGTCCATGCGTCATGAACAGTGCTCTTCTCTTATTGGACAATCACAACTGTCTTTCACTCATACTGTGGCCAAGTGTCTTATGACCACTTTTAATGTCGGTGAAGAATCACCAGAGGCCTCGAGAAAACCTTGAAGGGAGAATAAAAGTCAAATCGTTCTGTTAGACGTCAAtgcattcaatttttttaaactaatgcgACTATTTCCTTCATGGAAAAAATGTGTCATTCTGAACCAAACAAAGTGTAGGGTTCTCCCATAAGTTGTTTGTCACACAATATCAGAATTGAAATGATCACAATCGTGCTAAGtagaaattacttttttaggGTCAATTTCAACATTTTATGGTCTTCACTGTTTCTTTCGTAGCTTTATTGTTACATAAGTGTTACCAATAAAAGTATAATGACAAAGCTACAAGTTTTCCCATTCCCCAGCTAGCCAGTTGCTTGCTAGCTTTTGGTTTAGTTTTTGTCACTGTGTACAAGGCACGgtgacaagggcgtaggtttggtctcaatattggtagggactctAGGGAGTCAGCATAACCTGCGtgtactttttgctggggacgggacattaagaagaccaaacagattgggtgaatgggggtcagggctaaatTTTCACGAATATGATCCTAatcaattgataggctaaatgatcaatgcaaaatacatctgtattgtactaactttcatatgtattggttcaggtgaaacaccgttcgattcaaacctttgttttcaaaaactactaaagaaccaGTAAAgggcaaaaaaatgaaatctccTAGGGGGCTGCTTTAaacccacataaataaaataaaaatgaaaattgtggAGAAGGGGGAAAACCACGGTTCACAACATTTCTCACAATTTaactaacgttaacagtagaaaacatatacAGGAGGCTATTTCTatttaagcagcttcctactcgagttcggGATATtagcacagattaatgttacgcTAACTCTGattcaggtcggactttcagtagcaaaattagcggtgtgttccccacctccacaacattgacgtctttttacattacttaccgtggctgctgctggcgggaaaaaaacttatataaataatataaattatCTGTATATAAAAATTCTAGAAAACTAATATTTCTCGTGTTCGAAGGgaacggaggaggcggcatgttgtatttgtgTCGGGGCTGtgattgcgtgtgtgtgtgtgtgtttgaaagTGGGGGTTAAAGTCATCAGCAAATGAAACGGGcatttaagggaaaaaaatggactggtacattcagcaagtgaaaaggggtcaatgtaaatcttaacaaaactaaatgaatgcagtattttatttaaaaatgttaatatacATGCAcgtatacatgtacaaatcattgttttcttttatgtatatatctcatttatatcataattattacatttacagGGCTTAAAAAAGTGcttataaaaatatacatataccataattttcggactataagccgctacttttttccctcaatttaaatcctgcggcttatagtccagtgcggcctatTTGTTGAGTTATTTGGGTAAagatgtaacactttatttgacagcggcgtcataagactgtcatacgaccatcataattatgacatgccaCTGTCATTGGCATACagaatgcttatggcagatgtcattaattgtcatccagaaaattttgtcactaactccatttatgtccagctcggatcttttacatccatttacaagtgagatcatttgcgtgCCAAAATGTTGTgctgaatattttttgtgagaGCATTGTTCCAGGATGTATGCCAATCTTTACTGACAAGTGCAACAGTGGTATTGTATGTACATTTGGAACATTTGACGTTAGGGGTCCATTGGAAAATTTAATCTGGCTCTCTGAATTTTCCAACTACCGTAGTACTGGCTGTTGAAGTGGATTTCTGAATGAACAttttcatatttgaacaaaacattttttacaacCCTGAAGTACTGGTAAATACCTTTACAAAATAATGAATTTTCTAAATATAAAAACAAACCcttttttgattatttttaaaagaaaaaaagtgtaatAGGCCtatacacacaaaaatacagcaaatccaTATAGGCTACTTTACTTCTCTGGTAACTATAGTTTTACTTACTGTGTCCTCCTGCTGGTGCTTGTACTAAAAGTGGCTCATCTCTCAGACAATACGTCAAGTCACAGACAGAATAATTCGCTTTATAATGATATTATGTCAATCATCCAAATTACAAATTTGGCAGAATTCTGAACTGCTTACGGACACATTTTAGAAAACAGCTAGCAAAACCATCCACTTGTTGCAAAATTTCATACTTCAATGCACCACAGACACCTAACTGCTATATTTGTGATTACTCAATTAAAAAGGGAATTTTcacataataaaaaacatataccGTGTGCCTTAACAACAGTTTCAATGTAGGTTTTTACCTGTGGAGGCTGTTCTCGTGCAGAATATGGATGTCAGACATAAAAACTTCAGTTTTGGAAGCATAGACTGTGATCAGCAttagtgttttatttgtgtttggTCGTGAATGTCCTGCGTGTGTCCCATGCACACATCTAATAAGTGTTATTCTGTAGTAATCTAAGACCACACTTTATTAGTACAGCTCAAAAAATGTGTTGTAGCTTGGTTGCTTGTCGCCAcggtaacaatttttttttaatgttggccCACCTCACTGCCCAAGTAGGCTTAGAGTTAGCAGTGGCATGACAAATTAAATTATTTCAACAGAGGTTTGAAAGGGCTTGCCAATTGTGTGGTTATTTATCATTCTTTATTTTCATCAAAGCATATCAGAAACCTTTTAACGTGAAAACAGACATGTGAAACAGTAATAGGCAACTGGAAGTCAtgcaaacagcaaaaaaaaaaaaaaaaaaagcggtacccataacactttatttgacaggtgTTGACAGACAAAACTAAAGAGAACTCTCATTCTACAAAAACTGAACTACAGGTTTAAAGACTAATTTCATGACGTACAATACATACAATATTGATTCTTTGGAAAACGACACAATATTTCAAGGTATTACAAAGTCTGTCATGATTAGATTCAAGGGCCTTCGATCGATTTAGTGCAATATTATGTACCGTATTCtccacactataaggcacatcagaatttaaggcgcaccttcaatgaatggcctattttaaaactgttttcatatactgtatagggcgcactgcattataagcagtgttgggcacgttactttaaaaaagtaattagttacattactcactacttcttccaaaaagtaactgagttagtaactgaattactctatagtaaaagtaactagttaccagggaaagtaactatttccgttactttaaaaagaacttgttgtatgtcaaagaatttgagttttctgagcagtattcgagtcagtggaatagagaagaacacacaggtagttaacttgttaggtgcttcagcagatttgaattgcttaccacagatgtcgactaaagctttgccccgggacataaattacacattacatgcaggttctttcctttaatttcgacaaacttgaaatagtgtctatatctccacctctaaaaggacaaattttcttcTGAATGTTCTGCCATCccaaccctgtgcatctgttttgcgtgtgtgtttgccgcacgtgctgttccggtttgcttgtgaaatcaccggctctgattggcttaccacgacacatgactctaaccctcagccaatcacaatcccttccatcgcatctctcgaggggctgcattcaggtaggctcatttcccgacaattcacgtcaccttcaaagtgtctgccgtcctcaagatggaagcagaattattgctggctgacagtggagatgggaacgaggctagcatcaggtgtagcaaacacagaaacgttaccaaactttggaaagcattgtctaattgaatgagcagggacaaacagcttggagtcagaagtacgtgcgctattctcgaacctgaacgcaccccaagtcttggatgacaaatcaacagagcagagagtcgactcgacacggctggtagtttccttaattttttcagagtaagtaacgcaccgcttttgaccgtcagtagcggtaacggcgttgtaacggtggaaaaagtaattagttagattgtcccgttactgaaaaaataacgccgttacgtaacagcgttatttataacggcgttattcccaacactgattataaggtacagtagtagtagttgttaGGGTTGCATTATGCATCTACTAGATGAAGCTGCGTTAAAGGGAATGTtatgccatgattaactaatAATGATTCATATTAAAGGCGCATCGGATTATGAAGCACACTATCGACTGTTGAGAAAATTGatggcttttaggtgcgcctaatAGAGCAGAAAAAATGGTACACATTTAATACAATCAGTTGCATTTCACCCAAagcaataaaaattaaaaagcagTTTTGATGTTCCTGACAATTTTCTTGCTGGAAATTTTcagaaatttgaattaaaaaatgttcttttaACAACAGAGCACAACTAAAGATGACGGTTTTAATCAATGCTTTGTGTTATGATTGATTTGATCGTTGCCTAATCAGTGTATGTATCGATCCAGATATAGATGTATCGGATTCAGAATCACCCTTAGTCTGAACACAGGAAATCAGTTTACCTTGCTGATTATCCATGTATTTTTAAGCATGGATACCAGTAAATCGGGGGAGCGTATTACAGTATGAGtagctttaaaaaacaaaaactgcttTTGAAGGGCAATTGTgactgtataataataataataataataataataataataatgcatactatacatgagaaatgaaaATCTTTGAGACACTAACTCTTGATTCAACTTTGAAAGAGCACTTTGATAAACAACTGCAACTATCAAAATTCTACATTACGACGGCtttaaagagctttttccatcaaATGGCATTCCAGTAGATTGAATCATACGGACATTGGAAATGCCTCCTCACCATTCCACCGGAAATGCTAATGCATTGTCGTGCATATGGTCCATTGATAAATTAAAGTGAGAGTGATCAGTTCCTGTCGGGGGGATACGATGACTGagatattgttgtctgtcacacaAAGCACAACAACAACTAACAGTGAGGGCAGAAAGGGCAATTAAAAGGTCACAGGTGATTACATTGCAGAGAGCTCTGTTGACGTCACCTGTGGCATCATTTTCTATGTAATCACAAGTTTTCTCTTTCTGCATGTGCATTGTTGCTCCTAAAGGTCTCAGCTCTTATCTCTGGAACATGACAAAGACCATAGATGCTTCTCTGAGAAAATTAGACCTATAAAAGATGTCAAAAACCACTGCACTGACAAGAAAGAGGCACATCTATTGGGTTTGTCGAGCCTTTCTCATCAGAGTGAGACAACCACAGCAGATTTTTAGCACCATGTGGAAGGCAGCACTCTTGACCCTGTGTCTCTTGGTGGCATTGGTGGACAGGGTGCGGCCCAATGAAGGCCATTCCTCTTTCTATGGAATGAAGCTGTGTGGAAGAGAGTTTATACGAGCTGTCATTTTTACCTGTGGGGGCTCTCGCTGGAGGAGAAGCATTGGAAATTCAGGTAAGACTGTAAAGTGAAGTAAAtcattcaaatatatatttagatacATATATTGATTGctaaatatttttctttatatCAGATCTTATTGGAGCTGAGGTTTTTGAACAATGGAATGCGAAGCCTATCCCTGAAATAGCCAGTGAGCAGGATCCTGTGCAATCCGATGTATGGAAGGGTCAAAAATTCGATGTAGCCGCTGGATTCAGCCGCTCGGTTCGCTCGCCAATCTCAGAGGAGATTCTGGAGGCTCTTCGAAGTGCAGATAGGAAAGGACGGGATGTAGTGGTGGGACTGTCCAATGCCTGCTGCAAGTGGGGCTGCAGTAAGAGTGAAATCAGCTCTTTGTGCTAAAGATTGTCCTCTTTACAATGCAGGACTCTAGttgatttcttttcttttttacatcaAGGTCATAAATTGTGTATAGAGTGTACATTTATTTTGCCCAGTTTGGCTggtcaataaaatgaaatgctCAATAAAGGTTTGTGTCATTGTTGAGAAGATATCTTATTCTTTTCCTTTGACATATTTAGTCTTGAGGAAAATGTCTACTTTTTGCAAACTTTTGAACAGCCATGCGAATAAACCTTCCACAAAGAATAGAGCTATCAGTGTTATTACTTGCAATCTTCTGGAGGTTTAACAGGTCAACTTAATCTCACAGTCTGCAATTTTGTTAGAATGTGAATGCTGCACTGGGTCATACACCTCTTACTTATGAACATCTTTACATATGGAATTTGTAGGTTTTGAAACACCACAACGGGAAAAAATTGCGTCTTGTTACGAAAAAAATtacaggatacgaaaggcaaaaaaacaGTATAGTctgctactcgcagctcccagagtttactgaacttaACAtaattatagctgctctgccattggctattgccaagcatcttcctggcatccagttggctaagagggacctctactgtatgtgtatgtgtgtatccaagcgtcctcttcattcgcccctcgggCCATGAGGTGTTAAGACAGCTTTAggtgagtgcattacttttattctttacttcTATTCTACTGtattctttgtttttacattattatgggttttaataaaatttggccGGGACATTCTAATGATGCATACGCATCAATACTCGAAGCCcgactttatatttattttttgttttcggagctaattaattagattaattaATTGTAGAATTAAAATTGATACTCCTCTGTTATTCATGGACAGCTCACTTTGAAATTTTGTAGATCTATTCTTGTTACAACTCTATATGCATCGATCCTCTCAGCcgtatttgtctttttttgggtCAAAGGTCTTACTTAATTACATAAATTAATAGTGGaattattgttgcctgtaggcTCCTGGTAAGCCAGTAGAAGGGGTTGGGCAGTCATTGTCTATTCGGACTTTATTGGAATATTTTTGAATAGGAATGGTGTGAATCTGGTTCAAAATGTGGGAGGACACAGTAAGGGCTAACGTTTTGGCGACAAAAAGAACAGTAATATGTGGAAAGCTTGCTCTCACTTTGACATGATTGGTAAATTTGACATGAATGTGAGTTGTTGATTAACttattcaatgccattgactgtaATAGATGTCAATTACATTTCAACCCGTAGTGCTGGCagggaatgatcatgtttcagtgccattccagttcaaatgaattggacatctatcgccgtcacttTAGGTGAAAGAGTTCAGAAGTCAAttgagcataggcggagtttgacttttgggacggGAGGCCGGGGAGTgtagggggcacaacatgttgatgaccctgaaacgcagtgaaagcaataaaattaccttacaagaatatttataataataagttgaaaattagtgttttgtttttttttttttttttttttgtttcccatcattcttgaggggaattataAATCAGGCTACTTAAGACAGCTatgcttttcgccaagatcgtcatccattgaatatggtacgcccaccggtgtcatgccaatgtagctacccccgtcaaaaattgtatcctctggcggagccactgcgctgcactgattagCTTGATTTCTGTGTTGTGGTGATGTAGTtttctacgaggttttaaaatggCCCAttcatcaaagaaaaaaaaaacctttttattttctgtagtataacgtaacatacatactgaacgtaaaaaaaagacctataactgttaatactgtaattcaagtcctgtatggagtttttccagtttaataaatgtctatagccaaaatatataactgtggttcttttctggcttcaattaatttttgaagtcaacataactcataactagtgtgtgtgtgtgtgcgctcccgcgggcaggggacacaatttttaatgggggtaactacattggcaagacaccggtgttgctctgttgtacaattagcatctttagtggggcaaattgaaacttcgctcaccattttggcagtgctctctgtcgtttcatggtccacattttaaaTCCTTGGTTATTGCTCAGTTGTTGTCGTCGCTTTGaacgcttaggtttgaaaaaattacatatatccatcttgcctcttcagtcCTCGTATGGTTTTTGCTAAGCAAagaaaatgaccatctaaggtgctagtcccatgatctgttcgaaaaataattttgacccattaaaaGAATATCTTTTttcgttcatttcattcatttttgttgtttgttttattcaagggcgtaggtttccatagggacagtagggacataacactgccaacttttcaggatgctgaaattgtccccacgaaCATTTAAGCATCCTTATTTGAATTATGTAATGATTATaattataaattattaaataatttaTAATGTCTTCTCATATGTCGCaagaatagaatagacccttccattatttagtgaattactgtattttcattatgttctgacttacagttgtggtcaaaggtttacatacacttgtgaagaacataatgtcatggctctcttgagtttccagttatttctacaactctgatttttctctgatagagtgattggaacagatacttctttgtcacaaaaaacattc from Corythoichthys intestinalis isolate RoL2023-P3 chromosome 8, ASM3026506v1, whole genome shotgun sequence includes:
- the rln3b gene encoding relaxin-3b gives rise to the protein MWKAALLTLCLLVALVDRVRPNEGHSSFYGMKLCGREFIRAVIFTCGGSRWRRSIGNSDLIGAEVFEQWNAKPIPEIASEQDPVQSDVWKGQKFDVAAGFSRSVRSPISEEILEALRSADRKGRDVVVGLSNACCKWGCSKSEISSLC